The nucleotide sequence GCGCGCTTGGTAGGGGCTGCCTCGGTACGGTGCAAGACGTTTTTTCAATTATCCGACAATCTTTCGATCAATGCCACCAATGCACGCGTCGCGGATGCATGAATCGCAGGATCGGGAGCCGTGGCATCCGCCTCGTCCGCCTTCACCACGGGCCGCGTGGCCACACGCGCCGCAGGCAGCCCGAGCTCGAACAAGGTAGCGGATGGATCGAAATCGTCTTCCAGGCAGATCGCCTCGGCACCTACCACCTCGCCAAGGCCGTCCGCTTTCGTAAGCGCAGCATTCCCCGCATCGCGCGAGCTGATCATAAGAGTCCCTGCCGCGCCGGTGGACTCCACCACGAGGACGGTGCCAGCCTTGCCGATGCGTTCGGCGAGCTGCTGCTGGATCTCCATCACGGGCGACTCCCCGTCGTAGGCATGGGGAATGAAGGCGAAGTGAACCGGGCGCACCGGCTTGGAATTCGCGAGGGCATGGGCCGCAGCCATCAGGCTGGTCACCCCGCTGGCATTTGCCTCCGCTCCCCGCGATCCCGGACGCGAATCATAGGGAGCCACGAGCCACAGCGCCGGTTGTTTCTCATCGCTGCCGCGAACGGTCGCGATCAGGATGGGCCAGCGCGAGCCATTCACATCCGGCCCCGCGATGCTTTCCATGCGATAGCCCGCATTCGCCGGGCCGAGCGAGCCCTCGATCATCGCCGCCGCACGATTCAGCCCTTGGATGCCTGCCGGGCTGGAGACGTGGCGCTCGCCCACAAAGCCGAGCACCTTCTGCATGTCGTCGCGCAGGACATCATCGCTGACGGAGGTGGTGAAGCGCGCCTGCTCGACCTGCGCCGCTGTGGCCTTGGCCTTGAAATGCAGCCACAGGCCGATGCAGCTCGTGATCACCAGACCGAGCGGCACGAGCCACAGGAGGAGGGCGATGCGCTTCTGGAGGGTCGGCGGGGACGATTCTTCTTCGGTCACGCGCCATCCGTCCGCGATGCCGCCGCGCGGTGCAAGAGCCGAGATTCTCCGGGAGATCATCCGGGCAGGGATGGATTTCCGCCGCCGTCACGGTTTTGTTTGCCACCGCGCCATCGGGCCGGAAGACTGCGCGCCGCTGTTCGCCGCTTCATGAAAGTCGTCGCTGTCGCAAATCAAAAGGGAGGCGTGGGGAAAACCACCACCGCGCTCAACCTGTCCGCTGCCCTCGCCCTGCGCGGGCAACGTACCCTGTTGATCGACCTCGACCCGCAGGCGAATACCACCAGCGGCCTCGGCATCGAGTGCGATGGCGAGGGCACCGTCTACCCCGCCCTGCTCGGCGAGGCGAATGTCCGGGACAAGATCATCCCCACCGGCCGCGAGAATCTTTCTCTCATCCCCTCCCACATGGATCTGGCGGGTGTGGAAATCGAGCTCGCCCGCGGTGATGACCACCTCACCCGCTTGCGCACCCACCTGCAGGGGCTGAAGCCGAACGATCTCTTTGACGTCTGCATCCTCGATACCCCGCCCTCGCTCGGCGTGCTGATGACCTCAGCGCTGGCCGCCGCGGACGAGATCCTGATTCCCCTCCAGTGCGAGTGGTTCGGCCTCGAAGGTCTCGCGAAGATCGTCCACGTCATCGACCAGATCCGCGACTCCGGGGCGAATACGGAACTGAAGCTGGAAGGCATCGTTATGACGATGTTCGACGGCCGGACGAATCTCGCGAAGCAGGTCGTCGATGAAGTCGGCAACTATTTCCCGGACGCCCTCTACCGCACGGTGATCCCGCGGACCATCCGCCTCGGCGAAGCACCGAGCTACGCGAAGACCATTTTTGAGCACGATCCGACAGGAATCGGCGCGAATGCCTACGCCAGCCTCGCCGATGAGTTCCTGACCCGCCACGCCGCGGTCGGGCCGGTGCTGGCTTGAGAATATGACAGCGCTGACGAAGGCTCGGGCGAAATGAATCTCGATGAAGCCGTCGAGAAGATCCGTCGAGCCGGCTTCCCAGCGAGAAAGCTTCACGGGACACTGGGAGAAACAGTGACTTGTGGCTCTCCCATCAATGAAGTCGGAATAAACGCGGACCAAGAAGCTTTAATATCCCTGTTTCCGACCAACCTAGGATGGGGAATTCATACACCTGCCATTCTTGGAGAAACGGACTATCAAGAAGGCTGGACCTTGGAAGAGGCGGCGGATTTGGCAATAGGCCTTCTAACCTCCGCACATCTACCCTTCCGAGATGAGGATCTGGTCATCACCATTGCGAGATGCCAAGGCGGCGACGGCAGTTGCATGGACCACACTCCAACCGGATTGCACAGGGTTCTTTTCATGCCCGGACAGGGAGGAAGAGAGAGCCGGATGACCCGCGATCGGGCGATGAGGGAGATCGCGCTTGAGTTGGCAAGGATCGCAATCGATCCGAAATAAGCGATAATTTCGCAGACCCAAAATAAGCAGACGCCGCTGCTGGCACACACCGGCCCGCGGCACTTACCCAATACCTTCATGGTGAGTGACCCACCTGCATTTCCCACCGGGCATCGCTCTTTGTATTACAAGGGATTCCCGCTTGACCCGGCGGGGGCCAAATCGCCATAGTCCGCCGCCTTCCCGATTCGTCGGGAAGGCCGAATTTTTTGAACCCTCGCAATCGGCGGACGGTGCCGCGCCGGGACTCTGATGACCGTCACTCTTCCTTTCCAATCCTTTCACCATTAAATGTTTGCTCGATTATTCGGCAGCTGGTTTTCCAACGACATCGGCATCGACCTCGGCACCGCCAATACCCTCGTCAACGTCAAGGATCAGGGCATCGTCCTGCGTGAGCCCTCGGTGGTCGCCGTGAAGGCGGGTACCAATGAGGTGCTGGCCGTGGGCGATGACGCAAAGCGCATGCTGGGCCGCACGCCCGGCAACATCGTCGCGATCCGCCCGCTCAAGGACGGGGTCATCGCCGACTTCGAGGTCACCGAGGCCATGCTTCGTCATTTCATCCGCAAGGCGAACAACCGCCGGCGGAACAACCCGCGCGTGGTCATCGCAGTCCCCTCCGGTATCACCGAGGTGGAGCGCCGCGCGGTCAGCGAGTCGGCCGAGCAGGCCGGCGCGCGCGAGGTCCACATCGTGGAAGAGCCGATGGCCGCCGCGATCGGCGTGGGCCTGCCCGTCATGGATGCCTCCGGCAACATGATCGTGGACATCGGCGGTGGCACCACGGAGGTGGCGCTCATCTCCCTGGGCGGCATCGTCTTCGCCCGCTCCGTGCGGACGGCCGGTGACGAACTGGACGAGGCCATCGTCTCCTACATGAAGCGGGCCTACAACCTGATGATCGGCGAGCGCACCGCCGAGGACATCAAGATCCGCCTCGGCTCCGCCGCCCCCCTGCCGAAGGAAATCACCATGGATGTGAAGGGCCGCGACCTTGTGGCCGGCCTGC is from Luteolibacter flavescens and encodes:
- a CDS encoding ParA family protein — its product is MKVVAVANQKGGVGKTTTALNLSAALALRGQRTLLIDLDPQANTTSGLGIECDGEGTVYPALLGEANVRDKIIPTGRENLSLIPSHMDLAGVEIELARGDDHLTRLRTHLQGLKPNDLFDVCILDTPPSLGVLMTSALAAADEILIPLQCEWFGLEGLAKIVHVIDQIRDSGANTELKLEGIVMTMFDGRTNLAKQVVDEVGNYFPDALYRTVIPRTIRLGEAPSYAKTIFEHDPTGIGANAYASLADEFLTRHAAVGPVLA
- a CDS encoding M28 family peptidase, producing the protein MISRRISALAPRGGIADGWRVTEEESSPPTLQKRIALLLWLVPLGLVITSCIGLWLHFKAKATAAQVEQARFTTSVSDDVLRDDMQKVLGFVGERHVSSPAGIQGLNRAAAMIEGSLGPANAGYRMESIAGPDVNGSRWPILIATVRGSDEKQPALWLVAPYDSRPGSRGAEANASGVTSLMAAAHALANSKPVRPVHFAFIPHAYDGESPVMEIQQQLAERIGKAGTVLVVESTGAAGTLMISSRDAGNAALTKADGLGEVVGAEAICLEDDFDPSATLFELGLPAARVATRPVVKADEADATAPDPAIHASATRALVALIERLSDN
- a CDS encoding rod shape-determining protein; its protein translation is MFARLFGSWFSNDIGIDLGTANTLVNVKDQGIVLREPSVVAVKAGTNEVLAVGDDAKRMLGRTPGNIVAIRPLKDGVIADFEVTEAMLRHFIRKANNRRRNNPRVVIAVPSGITEVERRAVSESAEQAGAREVHIVEEPMAAAIGVGLPVMDASGNMIVDIGGGTTEVALISLGGIVFARSVRTAGDELDEAIVSYMKRAYNLMIGERTAEDIKIRLGSAAPLPKEITMDVKGRDLVAGLPKTITITSQEIREAMADPLSTIVDAVRTTLERCPPELAADLVDRGIVLAGGGALLRGLDRLLREETGLPVHVAEDPLSAVAEGTGKMLQELEVLKRVTTSSHY